From a region of the Corythoichthys intestinalis isolate RoL2023-P3 chromosome 7, ASM3026506v1, whole genome shotgun sequence genome:
- the mylk4b gene encoding myosin light chain kinase family member 4 isoform X3 produces the protein MENFLRDKDLWILGSVCLVATFLWRRLWKLFSIKKKGRTIPQDIKGKDDKDKGKQSLKSVNVQKKRRSLESSDLVLPEKVEKLNQKNTDHSHGNNKAEDTENGRPLESPALILNGPAKESEDVFEDSDPDEEVEIEIKSSDFNHEKTSDEEAEEEQKNDPEANISSETEKTTESPDEVSDVAACSKRRVTEEDPVKDDLKKSRVEDDKDKNADGAVLEPEKRQDTDSDAVNTDGSEGNDNLSGKEFFIDSSPPPSAPFDHRIVTPKPHQISAYYSINKDEVLGGGRFGQVHKCIEKSSGLTLAAKIIKARSQKEKDVVRNEIQVMNQLNHCNLIQLYAAFESRHDIILVMEYVEGGELFDRIIDENCNLTEFDTVLFIRQISEGLQYMHRMYILHLDLKPENILCVSRATNKIKIIDFGLARRYKPREKLKVNFGTPEFLAPEVINYEFVSFPTDMWSLGVITYMLLSGLSPFLGDDDNETLNNILACQWNFEEEEFTDVSEEAKDFITRLLVKSKNWRMSATESLRHPWLSDQSLHYKLHVKKNKCHSTGPPSPEC, from the exons GGTAAAGATGATAAGGATAAAGGAAAACAGAGCCTGAAGAGCGTCAACGTTCAGAAGAAGAGGAGGTCCCTGGAATCTTCAG ACTTGGTGCTGCCAGAAAAGGTAGAGAAACTTAACCAAAAGAATACTGACCATTCTCACGGCAATAACAAGGCAGAGGACACGGAAAATGGAAGACCACTAGAATCACCTGCATTGATTCTGAATGGTCCAGCTAAAGAAAGCGAGGACGTCTTTGAAGACTCGGATCCTGATGAAGAGGTAGAAATAGAGATAAAATCTTCAGATTTCAACCATGAGAAAACAAGTGATGAAGAAGCTGAAGAGGAGCAGAAGAATGATCCGGAAGCAAATATTTCTTCGGAGACCGAGAAGACGACTGAGAG CCCTGATGAGGTCAGTGATGTGGCTGCCTGTAGCAAACGTCGTGTCACAGAAGAAGACCCGGTGAAGGATGATCTTAAAAAGAGTCGCGTGGAAGATGATAAAGATAAAAATGCTGATGGTGCTGTGTTGGAGCCAGAGAAGCGCCAAGACACCGACTCTGATGCAGTCAACACGGATGGGAGTGAGGGAAACGACAACCTATCTGGAAAGGAATTCTTTATTG ACTCCAGTCCTCCACCATCAGCACCCTTTGACCATCGTATAGTGACTCCAAAACCTCATCAAATAAGTGCCTACTACTCCATCAACAAAGACGAGGTGCTAGGAGG GGGGCGGTTTGGCCAGGTGCACAAATGTATAGAGAAGTCATCTGGCCTAACATTggctgccaaaatcatcaaggcGAGGAGTCAAAAAGAAAAG GATGTGGTGAGGAACGAGATCCAGGTGATGAACCAGCTCAACCACTGCAACCTTATCCAGCTTTATGCAGCCTTTGAGTCCCGTCATGACATCATACTCGTCATGGAATA TGTTGAAGGAGGTGAACTATTTGATCGCATCATTGATGAGAACTGCAACCTGACTGAGTTTGACACTGTGTTGTTTATACGCCAAATCAGTGAGGGACTGCAATATATGcacagaatgtacatattacatCTCGACCTCAAG ccagagaacattctttgtGTCAGCAGGGCAACAAACAAGATAAAAATAATTGACTTTGGTCTGGCCAGAAG ATATAAACCTCGAGAGAAGCTTAAGGTCAACTTTGGAACGCCTGAATTTTTGGCCCCTGAAGTCATCAATTATGAGTTTGTTTCATTCCCTACAGACATGTGGAGCCTTGGAGTCATAACTTACATGCT ACTTAGCGGCTTGTCTCCTTTCCTTGGGGATGATGACAATGAAACTCTGAACAACATTCTAGCCTGTCAGTGGAACTTTGAGGAAGAGGAGTTTACAGATGTTTCTGAAGAGGCCAAAGATTTCATCACACGTTTACTAGTAAAGAGCAAAAACTGGAGGATGAGTGCTACAGAGTCTCTTAGACACCCTTGGCTGTCAGACCAAAGTTTGCACTATAAGTTACACGTGAAG AAAAACAAGTGTCACTCCACTGGACCACCCTCTCCAGAGTGCTAG